The Heptranchias perlo isolate sHepPer1 chromosome 17, sHepPer1.hap1, whole genome shotgun sequence genome has a segment encoding these proteins:
- the cav4a gene encoding caveolin-2, whose product MLTDEHLNETKIDLGEEQGEPDQNVPAAKEQTPPVEDRDPRGVNAHLKVNFEDVIAEPDSVHSFDKIWIWSDALFEVSKLWCYRIISLIFAVPVSLISGILFAILSCLHIWCVMPCVKNFLMNMPSIQTIWGSIMDVVISPCCESMGKCFSGINLHIARD is encoded by the exons ATGCTCACAGACGAACATTTGAACGAAACCAAAATTGACCTTGGCGAGGAACAAGGGGAACCAGATCAAAATGTTCCAGCGGCCAAAGAGCAGACCCCACCGGTGGAAGACAGGGACCCTCGGGGCGTCAATGCCCACTTAAAG GTAAACTTTGAAGATGTGATCGCGGAGCCTGATTCGGTGCACAGTTTTGACAAAATTTGGATTTGGAGTGACGCATTGTTTGAAGTATCTAAATTATGGTGCTATAGAATCATCTCACTCATATTTGCTGTCCCTGTGTCTTTGATCTCTGGAATCCTTTTTGCTATTTTAAGTTGTCTGCATATCTG GTGTGTCATGCCCTGTGTCAAGAACTTCTTGATGAACATGCCTTCCATTCAGACTATCTGGGGAAGCATCATGGACGTGGTCATTTCTCCTTGCTGTGAGAGTATGGGGAAATGTTTCAGTGGCATCAACTTGCACATTGCACGAGATTAA